One Gimesia aquarii DNA segment encodes these proteins:
- a CDS encoding ARPP-1 family domain-containing protein produces MVFRSQKKTVRIAEVLHGCTPGRIQSVGYMQVIPLISELSDDRFVSPVNGEAEIFTTEYGTLGFRNQSDRVLIVPCHAGYVVKQSAQDHAMAHAGVIRSTHERSFDTAMCIQQSQGGYIRRGAYRMLILPYALRERALDMRKVKSYNKLWTAISDFNREMGIQSAGHLEYFLNHFRKELDEFVAEFECVPQQIGAIILVDDQVVGIERAPSHAYWQSVWPCLIRECYGSLAIRVAQQKGPYPVVPTSKTMLPDEISSLDELESLIAEIANQEDERAKSTVRELLDEQLNLTYDESTEGLTIETIQPGRFSGQVIRDGNRIVYASMPTAKKWLAENKWQTAQPFVI; encoded by the coding sequence ATGGTATTTCGAAGTCAGAAAAAAACAGTTCGAATTGCTGAGGTATTGCATGGTTGCACGCCAGGTCGTATCCAAAGCGTTGGTTATATGCAGGTTATTCCACTGATAAGTGAACTTTCCGATGATCGCTTTGTTTCACCTGTGAATGGTGAAGCCGAGATATTCACGACTGAATATGGAACACTTGGATTCCGTAACCAGAGTGATCGAGTGCTGATCGTGCCTTGTCATGCAGGATATGTTGTGAAGCAAAGTGCTCAGGATCACGCAATGGCGCATGCTGGTGTGATTCGCTCGACACACGAACGTTCTTTCGATACGGCGATGTGCATCCAGCAGTCACAGGGTGGGTACATTCGACGTGGTGCCTACCGGATGCTGATCCTGCCTTACGCATTGCGTGAGCGCGCGTTAGACATGCGGAAGGTGAAAAGCTACAACAAGCTATGGACTGCGATTTCAGATTTTAACCGCGAAATGGGAATTCAGTCAGCGGGGCATCTTGAGTACTTTCTCAACCATTTTCGCAAGGAACTGGATGAGTTTGTTGCCGAATTTGAGTGTGTGCCGCAGCAGATTGGCGCGATCATTTTAGTCGATGATCAAGTGGTCGGAATCGAGCGAGCTCCTTCGCATGCGTACTGGCAGAGTGTTTGGCCATGCTTAATCCGAGAGTGCTATGGTTCATTGGCGATTCGCGTTGCTCAGCAAAAGGGACCCTATCCAGTAGTGCCGACATCAAAGACGATGCTACCGGATGAAATCAGTTCACTGGATGAACTGGAGTCGTTGATCGCTGAGATCGCAAATCAGGAAGACGAGCGGGCTAAGTCGACCGTACGTGAATTACTCGACGAACAGTTGAATCTAACATATGACGAATCAACTGAAGGCCTGACGATTGAAACGATCCAACCGGGGCGGTTTTCCGGACAGGTCATCCGAGACGGTAACCGAATCGTTTATGCATCAATGCCGACGGCCAAGAAATGGCTTGCCGAGAACAAGTGGCAAACAGCTCAGCCGTTTGTAATTTGA
- a CDS encoding DUF3565 domain-containing protein — MLQPIIGLHTDDEGHWVAQLDCGHNEHVRHDPPMIVREWVTSESGRNSMLGHQLDCKKCDERAPQDERP; from the coding sequence GTGCTGCAACCAATCATTGGTCTCCACACTGACGATGAGGGACATTGGGTAGCGCAATTAGATTGTGGGCATAATGAGCATGTCCGTCATGATCCCCCCATGATTGTTCGTGAATGGGTTACATCAGAATCCGGTCGTAATTCCATGTTGGGGCATCAGCTCGATTGCAAGAAGTGTGATGAACGTGCTCCACAAGACGAACGCCCCTAG
- a CDS encoding serine hydrolase, whose translation MKIFQQLVLIFVFLPGLVICARAEEPKRPPQNSHEKKSSDYMSAIDRLKAAIRHEVEQKQIPAFSISLVDNDKLVWAEGFGFQDKDRKVPATAETVYRVGSVSKLFTDVAVMQLVENGTLDLDTNVENYLPNFKPINPDGVNISLRQLMTHRSGLVRESPVGNYFDPTEPTLADTVASLNSTPLVYKPDTKTKYSNAAIAVVGAVLEKQLDLSHAEQVHQKILDPLQMNHSGFTVTPTVKKHLATGWMRTNDGRRFIAPSFLLGTGPAGNLYSNVVDLGKFLTCMFNEGQIDHGQILKQDTYQSMISPQKDPDGKPLSYGIGFRIQDLDGYAKVGHGGAVYGFSTQLEALPERKIGVAAVSSLDGTNGVVSRLANYALRLMIAAQDGKPLPVYRMTGPLPAERAEELVGLYRNEKENKFTRITELNGDVFMHRGSYRYELRSAADDGTIVTDDSFGFGTKVQLENKDVLKVGKTKYDRVPDSPPPKIPTDWKGLIGEYGWDHNTLYIFEDEGQLYALIEWFYYYPLKQVDRNTFEFPDYGLYHGEGLNFTRGEDDIATEVVAAEVKFLRREVGTKDGETFRITPVKPIDDLRAAALAASPPPEPGNYRQADLVDLTTLDPTIKLDIRYATKNNFTGAVFYKQPRAFMQRPAAEAVVRANARLKKRGLGLLIHDAYRPWHVTKMFWDATPSDLKDFVANPAYGSRHNRGCAVDLTLYDLKTDKPIQMVAGYDEFSPRSFPLYPGGTSRQRWYRQLLRQTMEAEDFTVYEFEWWHFDFKDWKKYRIGNQTFEKIGR comes from the coding sequence ATGAAAATCTTCCAGCAACTTGTTCTTATCTTTGTCTTCTTACCTGGCTTGGTTATTTGTGCTCGTGCAGAAGAGCCGAAACGTCCACCACAGAATTCCCATGAAAAAAAAAGTTCCGACTACATGAGCGCAATTGATCGCTTGAAGGCTGCGATACGACACGAAGTCGAACAGAAGCAAATTCCTGCATTTTCCATTTCGCTCGTTGACAACGATAAGCTGGTCTGGGCAGAGGGATTCGGCTTTCAAGACAAGGACCGTAAAGTCCCTGCCACAGCGGAAACGGTCTACCGGGTTGGTTCTGTTTCAAAACTCTTCACCGATGTAGCAGTCATGCAACTCGTTGAAAATGGGACTCTCGACCTGGACACCAACGTGGAGAACTATCTTCCCAATTTTAAACCGATCAATCCGGATGGGGTCAACATTTCACTTCGTCAACTCATGACACATCGTTCCGGCCTGGTACGTGAATCACCGGTCGGGAACTACTTTGACCCTACAGAACCAACGCTGGCAGACACCGTTGCCAGTCTCAACAGCACACCACTGGTCTACAAGCCAGACACAAAAACGAAGTATTCGAATGCAGCGATTGCCGTGGTTGGTGCCGTGTTAGAAAAACAACTTGACCTCTCTCACGCCGAACAGGTTCACCAAAAAATACTTGATCCTCTACAGATGAATCATAGTGGATTCACAGTAACTCCCACCGTAAAAAAACATCTCGCCACGGGCTGGATGCGAACCAATGATGGCCGACGCTTTATAGCACCGAGCTTTCTCCTCGGTACGGGACCGGCAGGTAACTTGTACTCAAATGTTGTGGATCTGGGAAAATTTCTGACCTGTATGTTCAACGAAGGGCAAATTGACCATGGTCAAATTCTAAAACAAGATACGTATCAATCGATGATTTCACCACAGAAAGACCCCGATGGCAAACCGCTAAGTTATGGTATTGGGTTTCGTATCCAGGACCTGGATGGTTACGCTAAAGTCGGTCACGGTGGTGCGGTCTACGGCTTTTCCACACAATTGGAAGCATTACCCGAACGGAAGATAGGTGTTGCCGCCGTCTCTTCACTGGATGGAACAAACGGGGTTGTCAGTCGGCTGGCTAATTATGCGCTGCGATTGATGATCGCCGCTCAAGATGGTAAACCACTTCCGGTTTACCGTATGACTGGCCCCCTTCCTGCAGAACGTGCAGAAGAGCTGGTTGGCCTCTACCGAAATGAAAAAGAAAACAAGTTTACTCGCATCACAGAGCTAAACGGCGATGTTTTTATGCACCGCGGCTCCTATCGCTACGAACTCCGTTCTGCCGCCGATGACGGTACGATTGTAACAGATGATTCGTTCGGCTTTGGCACCAAAGTGCAATTGGAAAACAAGGATGTCCTCAAGGTTGGTAAAACAAAATACGATCGAGTACCAGACTCACCACCACCGAAAATTCCCACAGACTGGAAAGGATTGATTGGCGAATATGGCTGGGATCACAATACGTTGTATATCTTTGAAGACGAAGGTCAGTTGTACGCGTTGATCGAATGGTTCTATTATTACCCTTTGAAGCAGGTCGACCGCAACACATTCGAGTTTCCCGACTACGGCCTGTACCATGGTGAAGGTCTGAACTTTACTCGTGGTGAAGATGACATTGCGACTGAGGTCGTTGCTGCCGAGGTGAAATTTCTGCGTCGTGAAGTCGGTACCAAAGATGGCGAAACCTTTCGTATTACACCCGTCAAACCGATCGATGATCTCCGCGCAGCGGCACTCGCTGCATCTCCACCACCCGAACCCGGAAATTATCGACAGGCTGATCTGGTCGATCTGACAACTCTTGACCCCACCATCAAGCTCGATATTCGTTATGCCACAAAAAACAACTTCACCGGCGCCGTCTTCTACAAACAACCACGGGCCTTCATGCAGCGTCCTGCCGCCGAAGCAGTCGTCCGGGCGAACGCACGGCTTAAAAAACGAGGTCTTGGATTACTTATCCACGACGCCTATCGCCCCTGGCACGTCACAAAAATGTTCTGGGACGCAACGCCATCTGACCTCAAAGATTTTGTCGCCAATCCCGCCTACGGTTCTCGTCACAACCGCGGCTGTGCAGTCGACCTGACGCTTTACGATCTTAAGACAGATAAACCAATCCAGATGGTTGCCGGCTATGATGAATTTTCACCACGTTCTTTTCCACTGTATCCCGGAGGAACGTCTCGCCAGCGCTGGTACCGACAATTACTGCGTCAGACCATGGAAGCAGAAGATTTCACAGTCTACGAATTTGAATGGTGGCACTTCGATTTCAAGGATTGGAAAAAATATCGCATCGGAAATCAAACATTTGAAAAAATCGGCCGATAA
- the tal gene encoding transaldolase, whose amino-acid sequence MKATQELNNLGQSLWLDNITRDLLNNGTLQRYIDELSTTGLTSNPTIFHQAIKNSQSYDSAIQAKFKNGERGEQLFFEVALEDITQAADLFRPVWDKTDGVDGWVSLEVSPLLAYDTESTLAAAKDLHARAGRPNVLIKIPGTKEGLPAIEEATFAGIPVNVTLLFSSEHFMEAAEAFLRGVERRIEAGLNPAVGSVASLFISRWDRAVVDQVPDSLHNRLGVTVGKRAYKAYQDLLNSPRWQRALNSGARPQRLLWASTGMKDPNASDILYITSLASPFTVNTMPENTLNAFADHGEVGPALPADGGDCEDVLNEFEKAGIDVQALATKLQEDGAESFVNSWNELMEVIITKSESLANVD is encoded by the coding sequence ATGAAGGCAACACAAGAACTCAACAATCTCGGGCAAAGTCTATGGCTTGACAATATTACACGCGACCTGCTCAATAATGGGACACTCCAACGGTATATCGACGAACTTTCGACAACCGGTTTGACCTCAAACCCTACGATCTTTCATCAGGCAATCAAAAACAGCCAGTCTTACGACAGCGCGATCCAGGCAAAATTCAAAAACGGTGAGAGGGGGGAGCAGCTCTTTTTTGAGGTTGCCCTTGAAGATATCACGCAGGCTGCGGATTTGTTTCGACCGGTCTGGGATAAAACAGACGGAGTCGATGGGTGGGTCTCGTTGGAAGTTTCCCCTTTACTCGCTTATGACACGGAAAGCACTTTAGCGGCTGCGAAAGATTTGCATGCTCGCGCAGGACGTCCCAATGTGTTGATCAAAATTCCCGGCACGAAAGAAGGACTTCCGGCAATTGAAGAAGCCACGTTCGCGGGAATTCCCGTCAATGTAACACTCCTGTTTTCAAGCGAGCACTTTATGGAAGCCGCCGAAGCCTTTTTGAGAGGCGTTGAACGACGGATTGAAGCAGGATTGAATCCTGCCGTCGGTTCTGTCGCTTCCTTATTTATCAGCCGCTGGGATCGTGCTGTTGTCGACCAGGTTCCTGATTCACTGCATAATCGGTTAGGAGTTACCGTCGGTAAACGGGCCTACAAGGCGTATCAAGACTTGCTGAATTCCCCGCGCTGGCAGCGCGCATTGAATTCCGGTGCCCGCCCACAACGATTACTCTGGGCAAGTACGGGAATGAAAGACCCTAACGCGTCTGATATTCTCTATATCACGTCACTCGCATCGCCTTTTACCGTGAATACAATGCCTGAGAACACATTGAACGCGTTTGCCGATCATGGTGAGGTTGGACCTGCTCTGCCTGCAGACGGCGGTGACTGTGAAGACGTGCTCAATGAATTTGAAAAAGCGGGCATCGACGTTCAGGCGCTTGCAACTAAGCTTCAAGAAGATGGTGCCGAGTCATTCGTTAATTCGTGGAACGAATTGATGGAAGTCATTATCACCAAAAGCGAATCACTGGCGAACGTCGATTAA
- a CDS encoding CehA/McbA family metallohydrolase gives MDICRIGALILLAACGITNITGTLEAAEKSIVIDRESHEIKGKLSYQKTFSARNNPTEFTLLLEQDLEKQSSGGYWIVNLNGNTLGRLEAHTPQIGSNKKHDGFHRIGFAVPPNVLKEGENTLAVTGRGQPAVLRNFELHPQPLKQTLQLETISVKVNTEEGQAVPARITIVNHLGQLAKLYNVRRPTNAVRPGILYTLGTGESFDLPPGKYTLYATRGMEWGVAKQPIVVESLKPQSHTLVISREVDTTGFVACDSHIHTLPGSGHGNATYAERMITIAGEGIEVAIATDHNHISDYTPYQKQSGTNAHFHAISGDEVTTHNGHFTAFPLDPSKAVPGGVKGRNPLFLKKEDWSELIADMRNKGAEVVILNHPYWPTIPKGPFGRFRFSRSTGSRIDGPAFNFDGFEVAQPANETPDFFYALEDWMTLLNRGLRLTAVGATDSHTVNDPVGQARTYLKSHMDDVSQIDRKEVYRAFTEGRASVAAGIFANLTLAKQYNMGDLVPATTVTEHRDNQKFTASLRVAAPSWVRPREAMIYVNGKQVAHKNIDSKMNQPTNQTLTFLLDLPAHDAHIIAFVLGDGITLPGWTTYGKATQAITNPIYLDVNGDKKYSAPRDTAKRLITKFASQDTKLTPAQQKTLLDSETVKADSTVLLHVKDLLKQTSDRK, from the coding sequence ATGGACATTTGCCGTATTGGGGCACTCATTCTGCTAGCTGCCTGTGGAATTACTAATATCACAGGCACTTTAGAAGCTGCAGAGAAGTCGATCGTCATCGATCGTGAATCACACGAGATAAAAGGCAAACTCTCGTATCAAAAAACGTTTTCTGCCAGGAACAATCCGACCGAGTTCACACTCCTCTTGGAGCAAGATCTAGAGAAACAAAGCTCGGGTGGGTATTGGATCGTCAACCTCAATGGTAACACGCTTGGACGACTTGAAGCACACACTCCCCAGATCGGTTCGAACAAAAAACACGATGGATTTCATCGAATCGGTTTCGCTGTCCCTCCCAATGTTCTCAAAGAGGGTGAGAACACACTGGCAGTGACTGGTCGAGGACAGCCAGCAGTGTTACGCAATTTCGAATTGCATCCCCAACCCTTAAAACAGACGCTTCAGCTGGAAACGATTTCCGTGAAAGTAAACACGGAAGAGGGACAGGCTGTCCCCGCGCGCATTACCATCGTGAATCATCTGGGACAACTCGCAAAACTCTATAACGTACGCAGGCCAACAAACGCAGTGCGGCCCGGTATTCTCTACACACTGGGAACCGGTGAGTCATTTGATTTGCCGCCGGGAAAGTACACGCTCTATGCAACGCGCGGGATGGAATGGGGAGTGGCCAAGCAGCCAATTGTAGTCGAAAGCCTAAAGCCTCAGAGTCACACATTAGTGATTTCACGCGAAGTCGACACAACAGGTTTTGTTGCCTGTGATAGCCATATTCATACTTTACCTGGTAGTGGCCATGGAAATGCCACATACGCCGAACGCATGATTACAATTGCCGGCGAAGGAATTGAAGTCGCTATTGCCACCGATCACAATCACATATCCGATTACACGCCATATCAAAAACAATCGGGCACTAACGCTCATTTCCACGCAATCTCCGGCGATGAAGTCACAACTCATAATGGTCATTTTACCGCGTTTCCACTCGACCCCTCAAAAGCAGTTCCCGGAGGTGTGAAAGGCCGCAATCCACTCTTTCTGAAAAAAGAAGACTGGTCTGAGCTGATCGCCGATATGCGAAACAAAGGGGCCGAAGTCGTAATTCTGAATCATCCCTATTGGCCCACGATACCGAAAGGCCCCTTCGGTCGATTTCGCTTTAGCCGTAGCACAGGTAGTCGGATTGATGGACCTGCATTTAACTTCGACGGCTTTGAAGTCGCACAGCCTGCAAATGAAACCCCTGATTTTTTCTACGCCCTCGAAGATTGGATGACATTACTGAATCGGGGATTGCGACTCACGGCTGTAGGCGCCACTGATTCTCACACAGTCAATGACCCGGTCGGACAAGCACGAACGTATCTCAAGAGTCACATGGATGACGTTTCTCAAATCGATCGCAAAGAGGTTTATCGCGCATTCACAGAAGGGCGCGCGTCAGTGGCAGCGGGCATTTTTGCAAATTTGACTCTAGCCAAACAGTACAACATGGGAGACCTTGTTCCAGCCACAACAGTGACTGAGCATCGTGATAACCAGAAATTCACTGCCAGTTTACGAGTCGCCGCACCTTCTTGGGTCCGTCCTCGTGAAGCCATGATCTACGTGAATGGGAAACAAGTTGCACACAAAAATATTGATTCGAAAATGAATCAGCCCACCAATCAAACGCTCACATTCTTACTTGATTTACCTGCTCATGACGCACACATCATAGCATTTGTCTTGGGAGACGGCATCACATTACCCGGTTGGACAACCTACGGCAAAGCGACACAAGCAATCACAAACCCAATTTACCTGGACGTCAATGGAGACAAAAAATATAGCGCACCTCGCGATACTGCCAAGAGACTGATCACAAAATTTGCAAGCCAGGATACAAAACTCACACCGGCTCAGCAAAAAACGTTGCTTGACTCAGAAACGGTTAAGGCAGATTCAACCGTACTCCTGCATGTCAAAGATCTACTCAAGCAGACTTCTGATCGGAAATAA
- a CDS encoding vWA domain-containing protein — MMELTRKMVKPAVCMTYLSNEQRELLPLAFSAFIDTAATATSRATFYNTRVEQEAAIEMVHRELFEMDRGVYTAVLMLPGLTDFNRQLGVVRLLNEAQSAEGWMSAELEGAVISKLSQMLPTQRMLKMFGILRKDRVNNARTRRLILSSILRADKLEFWAVKYRRKLETALVHAWGRRIASIMYTILAKRTDDRSEKERQIISRHLGRFVDQGNIARVEECIRFVLGDENGLSLRRLVAYRDAKRDLASGRTLPFETLEGLRSRFHRDKASAEVLELTKSQLTSGQKIGLQRKAQAADVEVDFDPANYDAVRLYVYAYEMGMNAAIREELSRKARTTAARLPVRFEHVGILLDVSESMQGHATQARRPISVVLALRDVLAETAAQSTIVTSDGRTGSTTELIEPVGDTSLAMGLIALLKHDPDVVFVLTDGYENAPAGRFGEVVHAVRRIGVETPIHQFSPVFAAEARGIRSLSHVVPGLPVSKPEAIGLGLLKALFEADVDRGLTALMGMVCPLIESTGSPDHVELMLG, encoded by the coding sequence ATGATGGAATTGACTCGCAAAATGGTAAAGCCAGCTGTGTGTATGACATATCTGTCGAATGAGCAGCGTGAATTATTGCCATTGGCTTTCAGTGCATTTATAGATACAGCTGCGACAGCAACTTCACGTGCTACATTCTATAACACACGTGTTGAACAAGAAGCGGCGATTGAAATGGTTCACCGTGAACTATTTGAAATGGATCGTGGCGTTTACACGGCTGTGCTGATGCTGCCAGGACTGACCGATTTCAACCGACAGCTGGGCGTCGTTCGACTGCTGAATGAAGCTCAATCCGCTGAGGGATGGATGTCTGCTGAACTGGAAGGAGCAGTGATCAGTAAGTTGTCGCAAATGCTACCGACGCAGCGAATGTTAAAAATGTTCGGGATTCTGCGGAAGGACCGTGTCAATAATGCGCGGACACGTCGTCTGATCTTGTCGAGTATTTTACGTGCAGACAAACTGGAATTCTGGGCGGTCAAGTATCGTCGCAAGCTGGAAACCGCGTTGGTTCATGCTTGGGGACGCCGTATTGCAAGTATTATGTATACGATTCTTGCAAAACGGACAGATGACCGTAGCGAGAAAGAGCGGCAGATCATCTCGCGGCATTTAGGTCGGTTTGTTGATCAAGGTAACATCGCACGCGTGGAAGAGTGTATTCGATTTGTACTAGGTGATGAGAATGGTTTGAGTCTACGTCGACTTGTGGCTTATCGAGACGCGAAACGAGACCTTGCAAGTGGTCGTACGCTTCCGTTCGAGACGCTGGAAGGACTACGTAGTCGTTTTCACCGTGATAAGGCCAGTGCGGAAGTACTCGAGTTGACGAAGTCACAATTGACATCGGGTCAGAAAATCGGTTTACAACGGAAGGCACAAGCTGCTGACGTTGAAGTCGACTTTGATCCGGCCAATTACGATGCCGTTCGGTTGTACGTTTATGCGTATGAAATGGGTATGAATGCTGCAATTCGTGAGGAACTATCTCGAAAGGCTCGTACTACGGCAGCAAGACTTCCAGTTCGTTTCGAGCATGTTGGTATTTTGTTAGACGTTTCGGAGTCAATGCAGGGACACGCTACACAGGCACGGCGACCAATCTCGGTTGTCTTAGCTTTACGTGATGTACTTGCTGAAACTGCCGCGCAGTCAACCATTGTTACGAGTGATGGGCGAACGGGTTCGACGACAGAGTTGATAGAACCAGTCGGCGATACATCACTCGCCATGGGTTTGATTGCGTTGCTGAAGCATGATCCTGATGTTGTCTTTGTTTTGACTGACGGATATGAGAACGCACCAGCAGGGCGCTTCGGAGAAGTTGTTCATGCGGTACGGCGAATCGGCGTTGAGACGCCCATTCACCAGTTCTCGCCGGTGTTTGCTGCAGAAGCTCGTGGAATTCGTTCGTTGAGCCATGTAGTTCCAGGTCTGCCTGTGAGCAAACCGGAGGCAATTGGGTTGGGGCTATTGAAGGCGCTGTTCGAAGCGGATGTTGATCGCGGACTGACAGCTCTGATGGGCATGGTTTGCCCATTGATTGAATCAACCGGATCACCAGATCATGTCGAGCTTATGCTCGGTTAA
- a CDS encoding sulfatase-like hydrolase/transferase, translating to MRIGILLCLLFTSSVHAATKPNIVFILADDLGYGDVACFNSESKVPTPYLDQLAADGMRFTDAHSPSTVCTPTRYSIMTGQMAFRLNYPGVFTGVGGPCLIAKDRLTLPGMLRDKGYETAIFGKWHIGMTFLDKDGKMIHARRPAQNTDRTIKINPGVEAVRRIDYSRTVPDAPIHRGFDHFFGTVCCPTTDWLYAFMDGDRIPVPPAKLLDKSSLPKHAWSFDCRQGLIAPDFDHEEVDMVFLKKSLEFLDKHSKEYPEKPFFLFHSLQAVHLPSFPGKDFHGKTLAGPHGDFIFEFDYIVGQLLQKLESLGLTENTLVIVTSDNGPEVGTVINMREKHQHNGARPWRGMKRDNWEGGHRVPMIVRWPGKVEAGSISDQTVCLTDMVATCAAIVDTKLPNDAAEDSFNILPILLGETKEDIRDFTLHQTMSLKLAIRNGDWKYLDHKGSGGNNYGRGKLKRFNLHDKAPDAPGQLYNMKSDPGETTNLYFKHPEIVKKLKNQLEQFKKSGRSAPVR from the coding sequence ATGAGAATTGGAATTCTGTTATGCCTATTATTTACTTCGTCCGTTCATGCAGCGACGAAACCAAACATTGTCTTCATCCTTGCGGATGATTTAGGCTACGGCGATGTCGCATGTTTTAACTCAGAATCAAAAGTTCCGACGCCCTACCTCGATCAACTCGCCGCCGATGGTATGCGTTTCACTGACGCTCACAGTCCCTCGACTGTCTGTACGCCGACCCGTTATAGCATCATGACGGGACAAATGGCGTTCCGCCTGAATTACCCCGGTGTCTTTACCGGCGTGGGCGGACCTTGCTTGATTGCCAAGGATCGATTGACGCTTCCCGGCATGTTGCGTGATAAAGGATACGAGACCGCAATATTTGGGAAATGGCACATCGGCATGACATTTTTGGACAAGGATGGGAAAATGATCCATGCCAGGCGACCTGCTCAAAATACTGATCGTACAATTAAAATCAATCCTGGTGTGGAAGCCGTCAGACGAATTGATTATTCACGGACCGTACCTGATGCGCCAATTCACCGAGGTTTTGATCACTTTTTTGGGACGGTCTGTTGCCCAACAACAGACTGGTTGTATGCCTTCATGGACGGTGACCGCATTCCGGTACCACCTGCCAAATTGCTTGATAAATCCAGTCTGCCTAAGCACGCGTGGTCATTTGACTGTCGTCAGGGATTGATTGCCCCTGATTTTGACCATGAAGAAGTGGACATGGTCTTTCTGAAAAAGAGTCTGGAATTTCTAGACAAGCACAGCAAAGAATATCCGGAGAAACCCTTCTTTCTTTTTCACTCACTGCAAGCGGTTCATCTTCCCTCATTCCCCGGGAAAGACTTTCATGGCAAGACTCTAGCAGGACCTCACGGGGACTTCATCTTTGAATTCGATTATATTGTGGGACAGTTGCTTCAAAAGCTCGAATCACTGGGACTGACTGAGAACACACTCGTCATCGTAACCAGTGATAATGGCCCCGAAGTAGGCACCGTGATCAATATGCGTGAAAAACATCAACACAACGGAGCGCGACCGTGGCGGGGCATGAAACGTGATAATTGGGAGGGGGGACATCGCGTTCCCATGATTGTTCGTTGGCCAGGAAAAGTAGAGGCAGGTTCAATCAGCGATCAAACCGTGTGTCTGACCGATATGGTGGCAACTTGCGCTGCGATTGTTGACACCAAATTACCGAATGACGCTGCCGAGGACAGCTTCAATATTCTGCCAATTCTGTTAGGCGAGACAAAAGAGGATATTCGTGATTTCACATTGCACCAGACTATGAGTCTGAAGTTAGCGATTCGAAATGGTGACTGGAAGTATCTCGATCACAAAGGGTCCGGGGGAAACAACTACGGCCGAGGAAAGTTGAAACGATTCAATTTGCACGACAAAGCTCCTGACGCGCCGGGACAACTCTACAATATGAAGAGTGATCCAGGCGAGACGACAAATTTGTACTTCAAGCATCCCGAAATCGTCAAGAAATTAAAGAATCAACTTGAGCAGTTCAAAAAAAGTGGTCGCAGTGCTCCAGTTCGTTGA
- a CDS encoding sterol desaturase family protein — protein sequence MFSELSELQILSIIYRILPIGLLALFWVWESWAAFKPVKTKTRYQHAFHNIVLAILNPLLLGLLFGTSIEVVSQWSLDHHWGLLNQSSLGIIWKTIIAVLLLDVWTFCWHWMNHRIPFFWRFHRMHHSDPYMDVSTATRFHWGELFFSTLFRLLLIPLLGLQAWQFIFYGLLVFLSTQFHHANISIGKVDRILRWIFVTPDMHKIHHSQLPEETNSNYSTVFSIWDRLAGTFRMRHDLENIRFGLSDYEQWHWQTLFGMWKTPFLSKKPKTQDQDHKK from the coding sequence ATGTTCTCTGAACTTTCAGAATTACAGATCCTGTCGATCATCTACCGCATCTTACCCATTGGACTGTTAGCACTGTTTTGGGTCTGGGAAAGTTGGGCTGCCTTTAAACCAGTCAAAACCAAAACAAGATATCAACACGCGTTTCATAATATCGTTTTAGCAATTCTGAATCCCTTGCTTCTGGGGTTATTGTTTGGTACTTCCATCGAAGTCGTCTCACAATGGTCTCTGGATCACCATTGGGGGCTGCTTAATCAATCCTCTCTCGGAATCATCTGGAAGACGATCATAGCGGTGCTCCTTTTGGATGTCTGGACATTCTGTTGGCATTGGATGAACCACCGCATCCCCTTCTTCTGGCGGTTCCATCGTATGCATCACAGTGACCCTTATATGGATGTTTCAACGGCGACCCGCTTTCATTGGGGAGAGTTATTTTTTTCGACTCTGTTTCGTCTTTTACTCATTCCACTTCTCGGCTTACAAGCCTGGCAATTCATTTTCTATGGCTTGCTGGTGTTCTTATCCACTCAATTTCATCACGCCAACATTTCGATTGGCAAAGTAGATCGTATTTTGAGGTGGATTTTCGTGACTCCTGATATGCATAAAATACATCACTCTCAATTGCCCGAAGAAACCAACTCCAATTATTCAACCGTCTTTTCGATCTGGGATCGCCTCGCTGGTACATTTCGCATGCGTCATGATCTTGAAAACATTCGCTTCGGCTTGAGTGACTATGAACAGTGGCACTGGCAAACTCTATTCGGAATGTGGAAAACTCCATTCTTGAGCAAGAAACCAAAAACACAAGACCAAGATCATAAAAAATAA